Proteins encoded in a region of the Quercus lobata isolate SW786 chromosome 8, ValleyOak3.0 Primary Assembly, whole genome shotgun sequence genome:
- the LOC115955386 gene encoding glutathione S-transferase F11-like yields the protein MEVSEKCDVYSFGVVTLEVIMGRHPGDLISSFLSTSFASTSYDVLLEDVLDQRLALPTRQAVEKVFQLAFVPRTNIKQDTVVFRQNEEKLSKVLDIYEKRLGEARFWASDEIYLANLSHLPNTQYLVSDTNKGNSFTSRENVGRWWDEISSQDSWKKVVDLQKGA from the exons ATGGAAGTAAGTGAAAAGTGCGACGTTTATAGTTTTGGAGTAGTCACATTAGAAGTAATTATGGGAAGGCATCCGGGTGATTTGATCTCATCATTTCTATCAACCTCATTTGCATCAACTTCCTATGATGTGCTATTAGAAGATGTATTGGATCAACGGCTTGCGTTGCCTACAAGGCAAGCTGTGGAGAAG GTGTTTCAACTTGCATTCGTGCCTCGAACGAATATCAAGCAAGACACAGTAGTTTTCAGGCAGAATGAAGAGAAGCTGTCGAAAGTGCTTGACATCTATGAAAAGAGGCTCGGGGAGGCTCGGTTTTGGGCTAGTGATGAAATTTATTTGGCTAATCTTTCACACTTGCCCAACACTCAGTACTTGGTCAGTGACACTAATAAGGGTAATTCATTCACTTCGAGAGAAAATGTGGGGAGATGGTGGGACGAGATATCGAGCCAAGACTCGTGGAAGAAGGTGGTTGATTTGCAGAAGGGTGCTTAG